A part of Sporomusaceae bacterium FL31 genomic DNA contains:
- the yplQ gene encoding hemolysin III yields the protein MGKPICLSRGKLEEICNAVTHGVGAVFALIGLGVLIAAAYFNGGAWHLISFIIYGISLVLLYLASTLYHSFTNEKAKYMLKIFDHAAIYLLIAGTYTPFTLVPLHGAIGWAIFSVIWLVALMGIILKVFFVKRFKVLSTLCYIFMGWAAVIMIKPLLGTLAVEGLYWLIGGGILYTVGAIFYLARRLPFNHAIWHLFVLGGSVAHFVVVFKYVLPISVTG from the coding sequence ATGGGAAAGCCTATATGTCTTTCGCGTGGCAAACTAGAAGAAATATGTAATGCTGTTACTCATGGTGTGGGGGCGGTTTTTGCCCTCATTGGGTTAGGTGTTCTCATCGCAGCAGCCTATTTTAATGGCGGCGCCTGGCATTTGATCAGTTTTATTATTTACGGCATTTCTCTCGTGTTGTTATATTTAGCTTCCACGTTATATCATAGCTTTACAAATGAAAAAGCAAAATACATGCTTAAAATTTTCGATCATGCGGCCATTTATCTGCTAATCGCAGGTACTTATACACCATTTACTTTAGTACCACTGCATGGTGCAATTGGCTGGGCGATTTTTAGTGTCATTTGGCTGGTAGCATTGATGGGCATTATATTAAAAGTGTTTTTTGTTAAACGCTTTAAGGTGCTTTCAACATTATGTTATATTTTTATGGGTTGGGCTGCAGTGATTATGATTAAGCCGTTACTGGGTACCTTGGCCGTTGAGGGGTTATACTGGTTGATTGGTGGTGGAATTCTATATACAGTTGGAGCGATATTCTATTTAGCCCGAAGGCTGCCTTTTAATCATGCTATTTGGCATTTGTTCGTTTTAGGCGGCAGTGTTGCTCATTTTGTTGTTGTTTTTAAATATGTTTTACCAATTTCCGTAACTGGATGA
- the opuAB gene encoding glycine betaine transport system permease protein OpuAB, which translates to MINLHIGTAFETLISWLRVNFDGLFTVIRMSLLAFITSFEDLLLFFPAVVLIALFGLLAWRAAGRGVTIFTLAGLTLIYSMELWVQTMQTLALVLTSAMIALAIGVPVGILSSRSDKADRLIRPVLDFMQTMPAFVYLIPAILFFKLGKVPGAVSTVIFAMPPAVRLTNLGIRQVPSDVIEAAKSFGSTPRQLLFKVQLPIAIPTILAGVNQTIMLSLSMVVIAAMIGAGGLGEEVLKGITQLKIGRGFESGVAVVVLAMILDRISQSFANIKRNKNHHH; encoded by the coding sequence ATGATCAACCTCCACATTGGAACAGCATTTGAAACACTCATTTCCTGGTTACGAGTAAATTTTGACGGTCTTTTCACCGTTATCCGAATGAGCCTGCTGGCTTTTATTACTAGCTTTGAAGATCTGCTGTTATTCTTTCCTGCGGTTGTGCTTATCGCATTATTTGGCTTATTAGCCTGGCGTGCGGCCGGACGTGGTGTAACTATTTTTACTTTGGCCGGACTAACTCTTATTTACAGCATGGAGTTGTGGGTGCAAACTATGCAAACCTTAGCACTGGTTTTAACTTCTGCAATGATCGCACTAGCCATTGGAGTTCCCGTAGGGATTTTATCGTCACGCAGTGACAAAGCAGATCGGCTCATAAGGCCTGTCCTTGATTTTATGCAAACTATGCCAGCCTTTGTCTATCTAATTCCTGCTATACTTTTCTTCAAGTTAGGTAAAGTGCCCGGTGCTGTTTCAACCGTTATTTTTGCTATGCCGCCCGCTGTTCGGCTAACTAATCTTGGAATTAGGCAGGTGCCTAGTGATGTGATAGAAGCCGCTAAATCCTTTGGATCAACACCTCGACAATTATTGTTCAAAGTCCAGCTGCCAATTGCTATTCCTACTATATTAGCTGGAGTTAATCAAACCATTATGCTGTCTTTATCCATGGTGGTTATTGCTGCCATGATTGGGGCTGGTGGATTAGGGGAAGAAGTCTTAAAAGGCATTACCCAATTAAAAATTGGCCGAGGTTTTGAAAGCGGCGTCGCTGTTGTTGTGTTGGCAATGATTCTGGATCGAATATCTCAGAGTTTTGCTAATATAAAGCGTAATAAAAATCACCATCATTAA
- a CDS encoding N-acetyltransferase: protein MSINPPQSGFPELVTKRLLLRQIKEADAQLLHQYWTDPAVIEYLTLEPFKDLEETLNMIALLNSLPEFNQGIRWAITRKADNMVIGTCGFHNLKAEHSRTEIGYELGKPFWKQGFMAEALAAVIPYGFKYLNLNRIEAFVNLGNSNSTNILTIMGFSLDGLLREYEFARGQFVDQYCYSLLKKEYCRLSQS, encoded by the coding sequence ATGAGTATTAATCCTCCGCAATCAGGGTTTCCGGAATTAGTAACAAAGCGGTTATTATTACGCCAAATTAAAGAAGCAGATGCTCAATTATTGCATCAATATTGGACTGATCCCGCAGTAATAGAATACTTAACACTTGAGCCCTTTAAAGATCTTGAAGAGACATTGAATATGATTGCATTGCTAAATAGTTTGCCTGAGTTTAATCAGGGAATTCGGTGGGCTATTACGAGAAAAGCTGACAATATGGTCATTGGTACCTGTGGTTTTCATAATTTAAAAGCTGAACACAGCCGAACTGAAATAGGGTATGAGCTTGGTAAACCCTTTTGGAAGCAAGGATTTATGGCGGAAGCGCTAGCTGCTGTTATTCCATATGGTTTTAAATATTTAAATTTAAATCGAATTGAAGCTTTTGTGAATCTTGGCAATAGCAACTCGACAAATATTTTAACGATAATGGGTTTTAGTCTGGATGGCTTGCTTAGGGAGTATGAATTTGCGCGTGGGCAGTTTGTCGATCAATATTGCTACTCACTTTTAAAGAAAGAGTATTGCCGGTTGTCGCAATCTTAA
- a CDS encoding short-chain dehydrogenase produces MIDEFKDRVALITGGSSGIGLATATLLLHRGASVAIVGSTAEKGQAALAALNHAGQAIFIQGDVSQPAECKQIVQQTISHFGKLDIVVNSAGVYLEKAIDDVSEEDYQTIMDVNIKGTFFICKYAVPELKKANGGAIINVSSDAGINGNVLCTAYCASKGAVTTFTKALSLELALHHIRVNCVCPGDIETPMLKKQLAASANPEALLREMTSIYPMCRIGQASEVAEVISFLASKKASLITGVVLPVDGGLTAC; encoded by the coding sequence ATGATCGATGAATTCAAGGATAGAGTTGCCTTAATAACTGGTGGAAGTTCAGGAATTGGTTTGGCTACAGCCACACTCCTTCTCCATCGAGGAGCTAGTGTTGCCATTGTTGGCAGTACCGCTGAAAAAGGACAAGCCGCACTAGCTGCCCTGAATCACGCCGGGCAAGCCATCTTTATTCAAGGTGATGTATCCCAGCCTGCCGAATGCAAACAAATAGTTCAGCAGACAATCAGTCATTTCGGCAAATTAGATATTGTTGTCAATTCTGCCGGGGTCTACCTTGAGAAAGCAATTGATGATGTTTCAGAAGAAGATTATCAAACGATTATGGATGTAAACATTAAAGGGACTTTTTTTATTTGCAAATATGCCGTTCCAGAATTAAAAAAAGCAAACGGTGGAGCAATCATTAACGTTTCATCTGATGCAGGGATCAATGGCAATGTCTTATGTACAGCCTATTGTGCTTCAAAAGGAGCCGTCACCACCTTCACTAAAGCATTATCTTTAGAGCTGGCACTACACCATATCCGGGTAAACTGTGTCTGCCCTGGTGACATTGAAACGCCCATGTTAAAAAAGCAGTTAGCTGCATCAGCGAATCCGGAAGCGCTTCTTCGGGAAATGACCAGCATATATCCGATGTGCCGTATTGGTCAAGCCAGTGAAGTCGCGGAAGTGATTAGCTTTTTGGCCTCCAAGAAAGCATCCCTAATTACCGGCGTTGTATTACCGGTAGATGGCGGTCTGACCGCCTGTTAA
- the opuAC gene encoding glycine/betaine ABC transporter translates to MKNNFNRYLVLALVVILGASLLLAGCSGNPNAAKQDKKQVKLGYVNWAEGVAMTHLAKVVLEDKMGYKVEVTMADVAPIFTSVANGDYDAFMDAWLPVTHESYMKEYGDKLVDLGTSFEGARIGLVVPEYVTINSIEELNAEKVKFDGKIIGIDSGAGIMKATDKAIKDYNLNYKLVPGSGPAMTATLKDAIERQEWVAVTGWKPHWKFATWKLKFLEDPKGIYGKVENIHIVARKDIEKDLPEVTQFFKKFKLNDQQLGSLMGLIAESDDPVKSSREWMKNNEQLVNSWIPQK, encoded by the coding sequence ATGAAGAACAATTTTAATCGTTACCTAGTCTTAGCGTTAGTAGTCATCTTAGGTGCCAGCTTACTGTTGGCAGGGTGTAGTGGCAATCCTAATGCTGCTAAGCAAGACAAGAAGCAAGTGAAACTCGGATATGTCAACTGGGCTGAAGGGGTAGCGATGACCCATTTGGCAAAAGTGGTTTTAGAAGATAAAATGGGTTACAAAGTGGAAGTGACCATGGCGGATGTTGCTCCGATATTTACTTCTGTTGCCAACGGGGATTATGATGCGTTCATGGATGCTTGGCTTCCCGTAACACACGAAAGCTATATGAAAGAGTATGGAGATAAGCTGGTTGATTTAGGAACAAGCTTTGAAGGTGCCCGAATTGGTCTGGTTGTGCCAGAATATGTTACTATTAATAGTATTGAAGAGCTGAATGCAGAGAAAGTTAAGTTTGATGGGAAAATTATTGGGATTGATTCTGGTGCTGGTATTATGAAAGCAACTGATAAAGCGATCAAAGACTATAATCTTAACTATAAATTAGTACCTGGAAGTGGCCCTGCTATGACAGCAACACTGAAAGATGCTATTGAAAGACAAGAATGGGTTGCAGTCACTGGCTGGAAACCACATTGGAAGTTTGCAACATGGAAGTTGAAATTCCTTGAGGATCCTAAGGGTATTTACGGAAAAGTGGAAAACATTCATATTGTTGCCCGAAAAGACATTGAGAAAGATTTACCTGAAGTAACTCAGTTTTTCAAGAAATTTAAACTTAATGACCAGCAACTGGGAAGTTTAATGGGGCTTATTGCAGAAAGTGATGATCCAGTAAAAAGCTCCAGAGAGTGGATGAAGAATAATGAACAGCTTGTGAATAGCTGGATTCCGCAGAAATAG
- the gbuA gene encoding glycine/betaine ABC transporter ATP-binding protein: MAKIEVRNIYKIFGQQPETVWPFIERGVSKKDILEQTGHTVGINNVSFHVNQGEIFVVMGLSGCGKSTLIRCLNRLIEPSAGAILIDGQNILESGTEQLLEIRRKKIAMVFQKFALLPHRDICSNVEYGLEVQGVDVVKRREKALQAIELVGLKGYENSMPDQLSGGMQQRVGLARALATNPDILLMDEAFSALDPLIRKEMQGELLELQAKMHKTIVFITHDLDEALKIGDRVAMMRDGQVVQIGTPEEILTQPADEYVRDFVQGVDRTKVLTAGSIMKRPEPLVLPKDGPRVAVRRMQEENISSIYVVNAQRHFMGIVRVDEAIQLVSQGKHDLSEIIVTDVPLTSPETPIIDLLPVAFHAKSPLVVLDRDKVMIGIISRASIISNIVGEGAK; this comes from the coding sequence ATGGCTAAAATTGAAGTGAGAAATATTTATAAAATCTTCGGACAACAGCCGGAAACAGTATGGCCATTCATTGAACGAGGTGTATCAAAAAAAGATATTCTTGAACAAACAGGCCATACGGTTGGGATAAATAACGTTAGTTTTCACGTCAACCAGGGAGAAATTTTTGTTGTAATGGGACTATCCGGTTGTGGAAAATCAACTTTAATACGGTGTCTTAATCGCCTCATTGAACCTTCGGCTGGAGCTATATTGATTGACGGACAAAATATTCTAGAGAGTGGTACGGAGCAATTACTTGAAATACGACGGAAAAAGATTGCTATGGTTTTTCAGAAATTTGCGTTGCTGCCTCATCGGGATATCTGTTCGAATGTAGAGTATGGGTTGGAAGTGCAAGGGGTCGACGTGGTTAAAAGACGGGAGAAAGCGCTTCAAGCCATTGAACTGGTTGGTTTAAAAGGATATGAGAACTCAATGCCGGATCAATTGAGTGGTGGTATGCAGCAACGGGTTGGGCTAGCTAGAGCCTTAGCCACTAACCCGGATATTTTGCTTATGGATGAGGCTTTTAGTGCGCTGGATCCGCTCATTCGCAAAGAAATGCAAGGTGAGTTATTAGAACTTCAGGCAAAAATGCATAAGACCATTGTGTTTATTACGCATGATTTGGATGAAGCCCTCAAAATTGGTGACCGGGTTGCTATGATGAGAGATGGACAGGTGGTACAAATTGGTACGCCTGAAGAGATTCTTACCCAGCCGGCTGATGAATACGTCCGTGATTTTGTCCAGGGCGTAGATCGTACCAAAGTACTTACAGCTGGTTCGATTATGAAAAGACCGGAACCGCTCGTTCTTCCCAAAGATGGTCCGCGAGTTGCTGTACGGAGAATGCAGGAAGAGAATATTTCCAGTATTTATGTCGTTAATGCACAGAGACACTTTATGGGGATTGTCCGAGTTGATGAAGCCATACAATTGGTTAGTCAAGGAAAACATGACCTTAGTGAAATTATCGTGACTGATGTTCCGCTGACTTCACCAGAAACCCCGATTATTGATTTGCTGCCAGTAGCTTTTCATGCGAAATCACCGCTTGTGGTACTGGATCGTGATAAAGTCATGATTGGCATTATTAGTCGGGCATCCATCATTTCTAATATTGTAGGGGAGGGAGCAAAATGA
- the mshD gene encoding Mycothiol acetyltransferase, translated as MEIELIKNADLELQRRLVYLENQAFGNGGLNEWHLIPLIRHGRVFAARKDQTVIGVIEYMLDWDNPRKAYMIGVSIAKEARGQGLGTEFIRRTLQALCRENVTEIELTVHPENLAAIRVYETKLGFKTKELRANEYGCGEDRLVMTVLLESYKK; from the coding sequence ATGGAGATTGAATTAATCAAAAATGCTGATTTAGAACTTCAGCGCAGACTTGTGTACTTGGAAAATCAAGCTTTTGGCAATGGCGGATTAAATGAATGGCATCTTATACCCTTGATCCGGCATGGCAGAGTGTTTGCTGCCCGTAAAGATCAAACAGTTATTGGCGTTATTGAGTATATGCTGGATTGGGATAATCCCCGCAAGGCCTATATGATTGGGGTTTCTATTGCAAAAGAAGCGCGCGGACAAGGTCTAGGAACGGAATTTATAAGAAGAACACTTCAAGCTCTCTGTCGTGAGAATGTAACTGAGATTGAACTGACCGTTCATCCAGAAAACTTGGCCGCTATTCGGGTTTATGAAACAAAGTTAGGTTTTAAGACTAAAGAGTTAAGAGCTAACGAATATGGGTGTGGTGAAGATCGCTTGGTTATGACGGTCTTGTTAGAAAGTTATAAGAAATAG
- a CDS encoding alanine racemase, producing the protein MEGSPVLEINLDKITANTERVIEKCKKKDIDIIGVTKGFTAMHQIVTAMVAGGLEELADARMDNITELRKRHFTNPITLLRIPRLSNVDNVVKYADASINSEITVIKALDEAARKVDKIHQIILMVELGDLREGIMQENVLSTVKAIIHLPNISLLGLGTNMGCFGGVLPSYDNLSLLVNLGRTVEGKLNYPLKILSGGGTSTLLLVENNTVPAGINQLRIGEGILLGTDTTHNRMIPWLYQDTFQIRAEVIEIKCKPSVPVGEIGQDAFGNIPEFEDVGIRRRAILALGKQDVYVEGIFPLDTALKILGASSDHTIVDITDAAYDIKLGDQITFGLTYPGLLSASDSRYVGKIFKGGNHGD; encoded by the coding sequence GTGGAAGGAAGTCCGGTGCTTGAAATAAATTTGGATAAAATTACTGCCAATACCGAGCGGGTTATAGAAAAATGCAAAAAAAAAGATATTGATATTATTGGTGTTACTAAAGGATTTACGGCTATGCATCAGATTGTTACGGCGATGGTAGCTGGCGGCCTGGAAGAATTGGCTGATGCCAGAATGGACAACATTACTGAACTGCGCAAAAGACATTTTACCAATCCTATCACGTTATTAAGAATACCGCGCCTTAGTAATGTTGACAATGTTGTCAAATACGCCGATGCTAGTATAAACTCGGAAATCACTGTGATCAAAGCGCTGGATGAAGCAGCACGAAAAGTTGATAAAATCCACCAAATTATCTTGATGGTGGAATTAGGTGACCTGCGTGAAGGAATCATGCAAGAAAATGTATTAAGTACAGTGAAAGCAATCATTCATTTACCCAATATATCGTTGCTCGGATTAGGCACTAATATGGGCTGTTTTGGTGGAGTATTGCCAAGTTACGATAATTTAAGTTTATTGGTGAATTTAGGCCGTACAGTCGAAGGAAAATTGAATTATCCGCTTAAAATCCTGTCAGGCGGCGGTACCTCCACTCTATTATTAGTGGAGAACAATACTGTTCCTGCCGGTATCAACCAGTTACGAATAGGTGAGGGGATTTTGTTGGGGACCGATACGACTCACAACCGCATGATTCCCTGGCTGTATCAAGATACATTTCAGATTCGGGCTGAGGTTATTGAGATTAAATGCAAGCCTTCAGTACCAGTAGGCGAAATTGGTCAAGATGCTTTTGGCAACATTCCTGAATTTGAGGATGTAGGCATAAGAAGACGGGCAATTCTAGCGTTAGGTAAGCAGGATGTATATGTTGAAGGAATTTTCCCCCTTGATACAGCATTAAAAATATTAGGGGCAAGCAGCGATCATACTATTGTGGATATCACAGATGCTGCTTATGATATTAAGCTTGGTGATCAAATTACATTTGGCTTAACCTATCCTGGTTTGTTATCAGCGAGTGATTCACGCTATGTTGGCAAGATTTTTAAGGGGGGTAATCATGGAGATTGA
- the selD gene encoding selenide, water dikinase, whose amino-acid sequence MIKLTNYALAGGCAGKIGPGILSQVVRNLSEQRDDNLLVGLNTSDDAGVYQIDSTTALVQTLDFFGPMVDDPYTFGQIAAANSLSDIYAMGGKPLTALNIVAFPICKLGPEVLTAILQGGQSKIIEAGALIVGGHTVENSEPKYGLSVTGTVQPEKVWTNAGACPGDCLILTKALGTGILTTAAKADLFPAGVQSAILSMTTLNRLAAEIASSFSINACTDITGFGLLGHTYEIAAASKVQIEIFSQALPILPEALEAAAMGLIPAAMYSNRNYFTAVDFAEELPETLRDLCYDPQTSGGLLFSVPEQAANLLLTALQHQGIHTASLIGKVTCHGEAKIHVHQ is encoded by the coding sequence ATGATTAAGCTTACAAACTACGCGCTAGCCGGTGGCTGCGCAGGAAAAATCGGCCCTGGAATTCTGTCTCAGGTGGTAAGAAATTTATCAGAGCAACGCGATGATAATTTATTAGTTGGCCTTAACACCTCTGACGATGCCGGAGTCTACCAGATAGACTCAACAACCGCATTAGTCCAAACGCTTGACTTCTTCGGCCCCATGGTGGATGATCCTTATACCTTTGGCCAGATTGCTGCTGCCAACAGCCTAAGCGATATCTATGCCATGGGAGGAAAACCATTAACAGCACTCAATATTGTTGCCTTTCCTATTTGCAAGCTTGGCCCGGAAGTACTCACAGCCATCCTCCAGGGAGGCCAGAGCAAAATCATTGAAGCCGGAGCACTCATTGTCGGTGGTCATACTGTTGAGAATTCTGAGCCCAAATATGGACTTAGCGTTACCGGGACTGTGCAGCCTGAAAAAGTTTGGACAAATGCGGGTGCCTGCCCCGGCGATTGCCTTATTTTAACCAAGGCACTCGGAACAGGAATACTGACCACGGCAGCTAAGGCCGATTTATTCCCAGCAGGAGTACAATCGGCAATACTCAGTATGACAACACTAAATCGGTTGGCTGCAGAAATTGCCAGTTCTTTTAGCATTAACGCTTGCACTGATATTACGGGCTTTGGCCTGCTTGGTCATACTTATGAGATCGCTGCCGCCAGCAAGGTACAAATAGAAATCTTCAGCCAAGCGCTGCCTATTCTCCCTGAAGCCTTAGAGGCAGCCGCAATGGGTCTCATTCCGGCTGCAATGTATTCAAACCGTAATTATTTTACAGCAGTAGATTTCGCTGAAGAATTGCCTGAGACTCTTCGTGATCTGTGTTATGACCCTCAGACTTCAGGCGGCTTATTATTCAGTGTCCCAGAACAGGCCGCCAATCTGCTGTTAACAGCATTACAACACCAGGGTATTCATACGGCAAGCCTGATTGGTAAGGTAACTTGCCACGGAGAAGCAAAAATCCACGTACATCAATAG